A portion of the Ficedula albicollis isolate OC2 chromosome 4, FicAlb1.5, whole genome shotgun sequence genome contains these proteins:
- the LOC101813741 gene encoding uncharacterized protein LOC101813741 isoform X2, whose translation MLAISAAGTPRPLRAGPSELRRCSAGELPALPKWRPRRACAQGLLPLLRRGRGRAAGAAAARRRGRGGRGWTLPMGRLRRVRSRPSPPRDLEERGKMLFLSPRRAPLPLHSSPRSRRSLLTRDQGNLQAQKQVSMSGCVARCKSALSWVEQDSLPRSADGSFCREHFLALQTAQEGYKKGVRAALKGQLDSFSWPTGHNFLLVALGFVTD comes from the exons ATGTTGGCCATCTCCGCAGCGGGCACCCCTCGCCCCCTCCGCGCCGGGCCCAGCGAGCTCCGCCGCTGCTCCGCTGGAGAACTCCCGGCCCTACCAAAATGGCGCCCGCGCCGAGCATGCGCGCAAGGGCTGCTGCCGCTCCTCAGGAGGGGCCGCGGGAGAGCGGCCGGAGCGGCAGCGGCacggcggcggggccgggggggccGTGGCTGGACGCTGCCGATGGGGCGTCTGCGGCGTGTGCGCTCCAGGCCGTCTCCTCCCCGTGACCTCGAAGAAAGG GGAAAAATGTTATTCCTCTCTCCCAGACgtgctcctcttcctcttcactCCTCGCCCAGGAGTCGCCGCAGCCTCCTCACACGGGACCAGGGGAACTTGCAGGCCCAGAAACAG GTGTCCATGTCCGGTTGCGTGGCCAGGTGTAAGAGTGCCCTCTCCTGGGTGGAACAGGACAGTTTGCCTCGCTCGGCTGACGGCTCCTTCTGTCGGGAACATTTCCTAGCCTTACAAACAGCTCAAG AAGGATACAAAAAGGGAGTTAGAGCTGCCTTGAAAGGCCAACTGGACAGCTTTTCCTGGCCAACTGGACATAATTTTCTCCTCGTGGCCTTAGGATTTGTGACTGACTAA
- the LOC101813741 gene encoding uncharacterized protein LOC101813741 isoform X4 has product MLAISAAGTPRPLRAGPSELRRCSAGELPALPKWRPRRACAQGLLPLLRRGRGRAAGAAAARRRGRGGRGWTLPMGRLRRVRSRPSPPRDLEERGKMLFLSPRRAPLPLHSSPRSRRSLLTRDQGNLQAQKQVSMSGCVARCKSALSWVEQDSLPRSADGSFCREHFLALQTAQGAIFR; this is encoded by the exons ATGTTGGCCATCTCCGCAGCGGGCACCCCTCGCCCCCTCCGCGCCGGGCCCAGCGAGCTCCGCCGCTGCTCCGCTGGAGAACTCCCGGCCCTACCAAAATGGCGCCCGCGCCGAGCATGCGCGCAAGGGCTGCTGCCGCTCCTCAGGAGGGGCCGCGGGAGAGCGGCCGGAGCGGCAGCGGCacggcggcggggccgggggggccGTGGCTGGACGCTGCCGATGGGGCGTCTGCGGCGTGTGCGCTCCAGGCCGTCTCCTCCCCGTGACCTCGAAGAAAGG GGAAAAATGTTATTCCTCTCTCCCAGACgtgctcctcttcctcttcactCCTCGCCCAGGAGTCGCCGCAGCCTCCTCACACGGGACCAGGGGAACTTGCAGGCCCAGAAACAG GTGTCCATGTCCGGTTGCGTGGCCAGGTGTAAGAGTGCCCTCTCCTGGGTGGAACAGGACAGTTTGCCTCGCTCGGCTGACGGCTCCTTCTGTCGGGAACATTTCCTAGCCTTACAAACAGCTCAAG GTGCCATTTTCAGATGA
- the LOC101813741 gene encoding uncharacterized protein LOC101813741 isoform X3, which produces MLAISAAGTPRPLRAGPSELRRCSAGELPALPKWRPRRACAQGLLPLLRRGRGRAAGAAAARRRGRGGRGWTLPMGRLRRVRSRPSPPRDLEERGKMLFLSPRRAPLPLHSSPRSRRSLLTRDQGNLQAQKQVSMSGCVARCKSALSWVEQDSLPRSADGSFCREHFLALQTAQEIAVKVLCRCIYSWPRS; this is translated from the exons ATGTTGGCCATCTCCGCAGCGGGCACCCCTCGCCCCCTCCGCGCCGGGCCCAGCGAGCTCCGCCGCTGCTCCGCTGGAGAACTCCCGGCCCTACCAAAATGGCGCCCGCGCCGAGCATGCGCGCAAGGGCTGCTGCCGCTCCTCAGGAGGGGCCGCGGGAGAGCGGCCGGAGCGGCAGCGGCacggcggcggggccgggggggccGTGGCTGGACGCTGCCGATGGGGCGTCTGCGGCGTGTGCGCTCCAGGCCGTCTCCTCCCCGTGACCTCGAAGAAAGG GGAAAAATGTTATTCCTCTCTCCCAGACgtgctcctcttcctcttcactCCTCGCCCAGGAGTCGCCGCAGCCTCCTCACACGGGACCAGGGGAACTTGCAGGCCCAGAAACAG GTGTCCATGTCCGGTTGCGTGGCCAGGTGTAAGAGTGCCCTCTCCTGGGTGGAACAGGACAGTTTGCCTCGCTCGGCTGACGGCTCCTTCTGTCGGGAACATTTCCTAGCCTTACAAACAGCTCAAG AAATTGCAGTGAAAGTGCTTTGCAGGTGTATCTACTCCTGGCCCCGCTCCTGA
- the LOC101813741 gene encoding uncharacterized protein LOC101813741 isoform X1, with protein sequence MLAISAAGTPRPLRAGPSELRRCSAGELPALPKWRPRRACAQGLLPLLRRGRGRAAGAAAARRRGRGGRGWTLPMGRLRRVRSRPSPPRDLEERGKMLFLSPRRAPLPLHSSPRSRRSLLTRDQGNLQAQKQVSMSGCVARCKSALSWVEQDSLPRSADGSFCREHFLALQTAQGTDIALSSLTCKDVDEELVGVLWTEMPKPVEEKLFGAQEDRGGIHSRCLRFPSYTFHVVNRLNLYSLKGRKGSN encoded by the exons ATGTTGGCCATCTCCGCAGCGGGCACCCCTCGCCCCCTCCGCGCCGGGCCCAGCGAGCTCCGCCGCTGCTCCGCTGGAGAACTCCCGGCCCTACCAAAATGGCGCCCGCGCCGAGCATGCGCGCAAGGGCTGCTGCCGCTCCTCAGGAGGGGCCGCGGGAGAGCGGCCGGAGCGGCAGCGGCacggcggcggggccgggggggccGTGGCTGGACGCTGCCGATGGGGCGTCTGCGGCGTGTGCGCTCCAGGCCGTCTCCTCCCCGTGACCTCGAAGAAAGG GGAAAAATGTTATTCCTCTCTCCCAGACgtgctcctcttcctcttcactCCTCGCCCAGGAGTCGCCGCAGCCTCCTCACACGGGACCAGGGGAACTTGCAGGCCCAGAAACAG GTGTCCATGTCCGGTTGCGTGGCCAGGTGTAAGAGTGCCCTCTCCTGGGTGGAACAGGACAGTTTGCCTCGCTCGGCTGACGGCTCCTTCTGTCGGGAACATTTCCTAGCCTTACAAACAGCTCAAGGTACTGACATTGCTTTGTCCAGCCTTACCTGTAAAGATGTCGACGAAGAACTTGTAGGAGTTCTGTGGACAGAAATGCCAAAACCAGTAGAAGAGAAATTGTTCGGTGCTCAGGAAGACAGAGGAGGTATTCACTCCAGATGCCTGCGCTTTCCAAGTTATACTTTTCATGTTGTTAACAGATTAAATTTATATTCATTAAAAGGCAGAAAGGGTTCTAACTGA